The stretch of DNA CCCGACACCCAGGTTCCTTCAATTGTAATCGTATCGACAGCCTGTCTTCCGTCTGAAGCACCTGCGGCAGCGCGGTAGATTATCAGCTGACTGCCGTCCACTACCGCCGTATACCGACCGTCGGGCGACGTCCAGGACGGGGAATCAGGCGACGGTTCCGCAGGAGCTATGTCCATAATTCCCATATCTCCAGATTGCGGCGCCTTCAGCGTTTTATCCGGCATTACTGAATCGCTCAGTTCGCCGGCCTTACCGTCCGTGCCCGCTTCCGGCTCCGCAGACGCATTGGCGGATGGCCGGGGAGTTGCCGTCTGCTTGTTAGAGACTCGTCTATCCTTGCCTGGATCGGTGCTTGCAGTCGGCGCTTCCGCACGGTCACTGCGCGCTTTCTCCGTAGGAGCGGACGCATTTTGCTCCACGCCGCCGCCCTCTGCTGCTTGCCCGCCATTCTTCGGCGAAGGGCTCTCCGGTGCAGTCAAAGTCGACATGCCTGTATCGGCTGGAGCGCTGTTCTCAACGCTACCCGCAAAGGTTTCGCCCGCCCCGCCGGAAGATTCCTCCGAGCCCGAATCCGCTCCGGCATCGTCCGCCGCCGAACTTGTATTCTCCTTAAAGCCGTTATACCCAGAGGTGCTCTTAATCATATCATCTACCTGCGCTCCCGGCAGCTTCTCCGGCATATTGAATATGGCAATGCCAAATATTACTGCGGCCGCGGCCGCGCCAATTCCGAAACGGCCTGCCAGAGAGGAACTCCGGCGGGCCTTGGCCCGTGACGCCTTGCGGCTCATCCGCGGGGAATCCGTCCCTACCGTAGACGGAACTGCGTCCGCGACCTTCTCACGGTCGATGGCCTCAAGCTTCGGCATAATCGAATCCACCAGACTGAAAGGGGGGCTCACATCGGGGAGCTGCTCCAGCTCGCTGGAGAGCGCGTTCAACCGTTCGAACAATTCCGCGCAGGAAGGGCAAGCGTCGATATGGCGGAACATTTCAAGACTTTCGTCCCGGCTTAAATCATGATCCAGATAACGATGCATCCATTCCATCACCTCCGCGCAGTTCATCCCGATACACCACCTTTCTGGTACTCCTGAAGTCTGTTTTGCAGCTGCTGCCTTGCCCTGAACAGGTAAGATTTCACCGTATTAAGCGGAAGGTCCAGACTTTCTGCAATCTCGTTGTAAGAAAAATCCTGCAAATAACGTAGTACAATAACCGTTCGATGATGCTCCGGCAGTTGGTCAATAGCCTCGCGGATGTCCTCCGCCAAATACCCCGAGAGAACTTCGCGTTCCACATTTTGCTTATCTTTGAATACCATCTCATGCTCGTCGATCGAAACAGTCGGCTTCGTTTTCCTGAATTTATCTATGCATATATTAGTCACGATCCGCTGAACCCATGTCTTGAACTGGGCCTTCTCCTCATAGGAGCCGATTTTGGTATAGATCCGGATCAAAGCCTCCTGCGAGGCATCCAGCGCATCCTGTTCATTATGCAAAATGTAAAAGGCCGTCTTGTACACTTGGCCTTCAATTTCTCGCAATAGGGTGATTAGAGCGTCGCGATCGCCCGATTGAGCGGCTCTGACGAGTCCCTGCTCCACCACGAAGGTTCCCCCTCTCTATGCAATCTTACAGACGCGCAAGATCGCGGAATTGTTGCAATCTGTAACAATATTTTAGAATACCATTTTTGGATACATACGCCATCGATGACGTAAGCGTTTCACTTAATCGCACGGCGCGCATTGTTGTCTCTAATGAAGCTTCTGTTCTCGGCACACACTTTTCTAAGCATACAGGGAATGCTTACGGCAATCAAACGTTCCACCAGCCTAATTTTATTACAAATTTGACACATTGGGATATTCAAGCAAGAAAAAAAGCCAACCCCAATTTCTGGTTGACTTCATCTATGAACAGCTGTCCCCCGGCCATTTGACATGGCCAAGAAGAAGGTCCGTTACTGCGGTTGTTACTTTACGGAGCCCTGCATAACGCCCTGAATGATATATTTTTGCGCGAACAAGTAGATGATAACTACCGGGAATATGCTGAGCACCAAGCTGGCCATCAGCGGGCCGTAATCCACGGTGTAGGTGCCATAGAAATTGAAAGTGGACAGCGGAAGCGTGCGCTGCAGCGGATCGACGAGAACGAGTGACGGCAGCAGAAAGTCGTTCCAGATCCAGAGCACATTCAAGATGGTTATGGTCGCCGTCGTCGGCATCAGCACCGGGAACACGATGCGGAAAAAGGTCTGAGTAGGCGTACAGCCGTCAATCATCGCCGCCTCCTCCAGTTCCTTCGGTATACTCTTCACGAAGCCGTGGTAAATAAAGATCGCAAGCGAGCAGCCGAATCCGATATACATAAAAATCAGCGCCCATTTGTTGTTCAGCATGTTGAGTGATCCGTAAATTTTGACGAGCGGAATCATGATCGCCTGGAACGGAATAATCATGGAAGCCACCATCAGCAAAAAGGTATATTGATTGAATTTCGTATTGTGCCGGACAAAATAATGCGCGGTCATTGCCGCAAACAAAGAGATAAACAGTACGCTAAACAGTGTGATAATGACCGAGTTGGCAAATGCGTGGAAGTAATTCATCTTGTCCAGCGCAATGGTGTAATTCGAGAATACGAAGCCTTTCGGCAGATTAAGCGGGCTTGAGGTAATGTCCTTGTTCGCTTTCACCGAATTGAACAGCAGCAGCACAAACGGAACGATAAAGACGAACAGGATGACCGAAAGACCGATTACCGTCAGCCAGGAGGTTTGCTTTTTGAAGCGCTGCATTAAGCCTCCACCTCCATCTTCTTGCTGAAGTATACTTGGAGCAGGGTAATAACCGCCACAATCAGGAACAGCACCAGCGCCTCAGCTTGGCCGACGCCATAATCCCGGGACAGAAACGCCTTCTGATATACATGCATTGAGACCAGTTCCGTGCTCTTGAACGGCCCGCCTTTCGTCAACGCAAGGTTGACATCATAGACCATAAATCCGCGCTGCAAGGAAAGAAAAATGCACACGATAAACGAAGGAACCATAAGCGGAATGGTCATACGCGTCATTTTCAGCCAGCCATTCGCCCCGTCGATGCTTGCCGCCTCGAGGATATCCCCGGGTACTCCCGTCAGTCCGGCTACGTAGATAACCATCATATAGCCCGCATACTGCCATACCGCAACAATGACGAGTGTCCAGAAGGCGCGGTTCGGATCGGAAAGCCAGGAGGTGCTGAACAGGCCGATGCCCATTTTTTGACCCAAGAATACAAGCACATTGTTAAAAATAAATTGCCAGATAAAGCCGAGGACGATACCGCCCAGAAGGTTGGGAAGGAAGAAGCCGGCCCGGAAAAAGCTTTGCCCCTTCAGGCCCTTCGTCAGCAGATAGGCCAACAAAAATGCAAGCACATTGATGAACACGACCGTGAACAGCACGTACTTGAGCGTCAGGCCGAACGACTTCCAGAACTCCGCGTCTTTGAATACCGACCCATAGTTTTGAAAACCCACCAAGGATTGTGTCGTGGATATTCCGTCCCAGTTCGTAAACGTCAAGTAGATACCGTACAAGAACGGAACAATCATTACGGCGACAAACGCGAACAACGTCGGACCCGTGAACAGCAGTCTGAGCCGCAGGCGGCTCCACACTCCTTTATCCGTAACCATGCATATCCCTCTTCCTATAAGATTGGCTTGGAAACGGCGGATAAGGGATAATCCCTTACCCACCGCCCTAGGCAAGCCCGTTATTCTTTTACGTTAGTCCAGTACTGCTCGATTTCTTTGGCGAGTGCCGCACGGTCGCTTTGCTTGGCGAGATATTTTTGCATTGAAGCGCCCACATTCGCCCAGTGGTCAGCCGGAAGATCGCTCATCGACTGCTCGGATTTGCCTCTGGAGATGTAATCCTGAATCGATTTGCCGAGCGGGTCGGCGGCCGGAAGCGTAATATTTTTAAATGCCGGAATAATATTGGCCTTGTTCACCAGGAAATCCTGGCCTTGCTGCTCATACACGATCCAGTCGAGGAATTTCTTCGCTGCATCCTGCTGCTCCGGTGTGGATTTCTCTTTGTCGATTACAATCCGTTTGGAGACGGCAGAGGAAATTTCCTGGTTGCCATAGTCGCCAGCGTTATTGCTGATTGGTACCGGCAGGAATCCGTACTCTTTGTTAGCGGTATCAAAACTGCTGATTTGCGGCCAAGCCCAGTTACCCATGAACCAGATGCCTACTTCACCTTTGCCAAGCAGTTCGGGACCGCGTTCATAAGTTCCCGCCAGCGGGGAAGCTTGATCGATATTGTACTTCGTCATGACATCGAAT from Paenibacillus sophorae encodes:
- a CDS encoding RNA polymerase sigma factor codes for the protein MVEQGLVRAAQSGDRDALITLLREIEGQVYKTAFYILHNEQDALDASQEALIRIYTKIGSYEEKAQFKTWVQRIVTNICIDKFRKTKPTVSIDEHEMVFKDKQNVEREVLSGYLAEDIREAIDQLPEHHRTVIVLRYLQDFSYNEIAESLDLPLNTVKSYLFRARQQLQNRLQEYQKGGVSG
- a CDS encoding carbohydrate ABC transporter permease yields the protein MQRFKKQTSWLTVIGLSVILFVFIVPFVLLLFNSVKANKDITSSPLNLPKGFVFSNYTIALDKMNYFHAFANSVIITLFSVLFISLFAAMTAHYFVRHNTKFNQYTFLLMVASMIIPFQAIMIPLVKIYGSLNMLNNKWALIFMYIGFGCSLAIFIYHGFVKSIPKELEEAAMIDGCTPTQTFFRIVFPVLMPTTATITILNVLWIWNDFLLPSLVLVDPLQRTLPLSTFNFYGTYTVDYGPLMASLVLSIFPVVIIYLFAQKYIIQGVMQGSVK
- a CDS encoding carbohydrate ABC transporter permease, whose product is MVTDKGVWSRLRLRLLFTGPTLFAFVAVMIVPFLYGIYLTFTNWDGISTTQSLVGFQNYGSVFKDAEFWKSFGLTLKYVLFTVVFINVLAFLLAYLLTKGLKGQSFFRAGFFLPNLLGGIVLGFIWQFIFNNVLVFLGQKMGIGLFSTSWLSDPNRAFWTLVIVAVWQYAGYMMVIYVAGLTGVPGDILEAASIDGANGWLKMTRMTIPLMVPSFIVCIFLSLQRGFMVYDVNLALTKGGPFKSTELVSMHVYQKAFLSRDYGVGQAEALVLFLIVAVITLLQVYFSKKMEVEA
- a CDS encoding anti-sigma factor family protein, which codes for MNCAEVMEWMHRYLDHDLSRDESLEMFRHIDACPSCAELFERLNALSSELEQLPDVSPPFSLVDSIMPKLEAIDREKVADAVPSTVGTDSPRMSRKASRAKARRSSSLAGRFGIGAAAAAVIFGIAIFNMPEKLPGAQVDDMIKSTSGYNGFKENTSSAADDAGADSGSEESSGGAGETFAGSVENSAPADTGMSTLTAPESPSPKNGGQAAEGGGVEQNASAPTEKARSDRAEAPTASTDPGKDRRVSNKQTATPRPSANASAEPEAGTDGKAGELSDSVMPDKTLKAPQSGDMGIMDIAPAEPSPDSPSWTSPDGRYTAVVDGSQLIIYRAAAGASDGRQAVDTITIEGTWVSGEWAADSRQFTYVTKTDGNEVSGAYTVPQETADPAAAAPSASASPESSPPSPEASTKK